In Enterobacter sp. 638, a single window of DNA contains:
- a CDS encoding DUF1482 family protein, which translates to MSSFFTLIVTVCALTGECSDIMFGIYQSEEVCEAAAAEQQVRGECILYKTADDQQPAFKF; encoded by the coding sequence ATGAGCTCGTTTTTCACATTAATCGTTACTGTCTGCGCCCTCACCGGGGAATGTTCAGACATCATGTTTGGGATTTATCAGAGTGAGGAAGTTTGTGAAGCAGCTGCCGCAGAGCAGCAAGTTAGAGGCGAGTGCATCCTGTATAAAACGGCTGACGACCAACAGCCTGCATTCAAGTTTTGA
- a CDS encoding YdaS family helix-turn-helix protein: MKEHIQQKIISLCGSQSELARRLGKNSQTVSVWFRTQVASTEVLNACRALDWKVIPHELRPDLYPNPSDGLPQKDA; encoded by the coding sequence ATGAAAGAACACATCCAACAAAAAATAATTTCTCTATGTGGCAGTCAATCTGAACTGGCACGTCGCTTAGGTAAAAATTCGCAAACCGTGTCTGTCTGGTTTCGTACGCAGGTTGCCAGCACAGAAGTTCTCAATGCGTGCAGAGCTCTGGATTGGAAAGTGATTCCACATGAATTACGTCCCGACCTTTACCCGAATCCCTCAGATGGTTTACCTCAGAAGGATGCCTAA
- a CDS encoding toxin YdaT family protein has product MQSITYQHHNQQLTAPLKTNNQFKPHRRDCFKHRSVLAAVREWESILPGQAQEKIAQLVAEQWKKGGGRGITVNKQNLFRYLKNEGGSEKYTAYIMQLSDAIVAALPVEIGRKHGLGNARTEVELVASAIKECSEAHQAKLLGAPVQKLEKEIREAAIALFNMLPADVAGPLLASISAVAPQFL; this is encoded by the coding sequence ATGCAGTCAATAACTTATCAACATCATAACCAGCAACTTACCGCACCGTTGAAAACTAATAATCAGTTTAAGCCCCATCGGCGTGACTGCTTTAAACATCGATCGGTACTGGCAGCAGTACGTGAATGGGAATCTATCTTGCCTGGACAGGCGCAGGAAAAGATCGCGCAGCTGGTGGCCGAACAGTGGAAGAAGGGAGGGGGGCGGGGGATCACTGTGAACAAGCAGAATTTATTCCGCTACCTGAAAAATGAGGGAGGATCGGAGAAATACACTGCTTACATTATGCAACTGTCGGACGCAATTGTTGCGGCTTTGCCGGTTGAGATAGGCAGAAAACATGGGCTCGGTAATGCTAGAACGGAAGTGGAGTTGGTGGCTAGCGCGATCAAAGAGTGCAGTGAGGCACATCAGGCGAAGCTGCTCGGCGCGCCGGTGCAAAAGCTAGAGAAGGAAATTCGTGAAGCGGCGATCGCTTTATTCAACATGTTACCCGCAGACGTGGCGGGACCCCTACTGGCGAGTATTAGCGCCGTAGCGCCACAGTTTTTGTAA
- a CDS encoding DnaT-like ssDNA-binding domain-containing protein: MAGDWIKMRADLHTHPKVVRISSALDADRLRVVGALHATWCLFDAHSIDGELEGYSSKTLNHMIGFEGFAQALIAVGWLEETSVSLCMPRFAEHNGQSAKRRAQEADRKRNIRKASASDADKKRTREEKRREDLNPSLKGGADEKNEGDEKPVEPSAPRYLEGVNEPIGKFTMTSNWLPSFDFRQRAAQWGIQLPDPDYLDSELAEFAAYWNSEGKVFTQIQWEQKFARHVVLVRSKQKPEAGGNENAGVQSGSTASRAVQQIQSAHAEWRRRNGLDGDGNGMAVMASHGGNILEPLDAEEWNRTNGPLDRSDRFDD; this comes from the coding sequence ATGGCTGGAGACTGGATCAAGATGCGTGCGGATTTGCACACACACCCAAAAGTCGTCCGCATTTCGTCCGCTTTGGATGCGGACAGATTGCGCGTAGTTGGTGCACTACATGCGACGTGGTGTCTGTTTGATGCTCACTCAATTGATGGAGAGCTCGAAGGTTACTCATCAAAGACACTGAACCACATGATCGGATTTGAAGGATTTGCGCAGGCATTAATTGCAGTTGGCTGGTTAGAGGAAACAAGCGTGAGCCTTTGTATGCCAAGGTTTGCGGAGCATAACGGGCAGTCAGCGAAGCGACGAGCACAGGAAGCAGACAGGAAGCGAAACATCCGCAAGGCGTCCGCAAGCGATGCGGACAAAAAGCGGACCAGAGAAGAGAAGAGAAGAGAAGATCTAAACCCCTCTCTTAAGGGCGGGGCAGATGAAAAAAATGAAGGGGATGAAAAACCAGTTGAACCAAGTGCCCCACGTTACCTGGAAGGAGTGAATGAACCGATCGGTAAATTCACCATGACCAGCAACTGGCTACCGTCATTTGATTTTCGTCAGCGAGCTGCGCAATGGGGAATTCAACTTCCTGACCCGGATTATCTTGATTCAGAGCTGGCAGAGTTTGCAGCGTACTGGAACTCAGAGGGGAAGGTGTTCACGCAGATTCAGTGGGAACAAAAATTTGCCAGGCACGTTGTGCTGGTGAGATCGAAACAGAAACCAGAAGCCGGAGGTAACGAAAATGCCGGAGTTCAATCAGGATCAACAGCATCCAGAGCTGTTCAGCAAATTCAGTCAGCACACGCAGAATGGCGCCGCCGGAACGGGCTTGATGGCGATGGAAACGGCATGGCGGTTATGGCAAGTCATGGGGGAAATATTCTCGAACCGCTGGACGCAGAAGAATGGAACCGAACCAACGGACCTCTGGATCGCTCAGATAGGTTCGATGACTGA
- a CDS encoding replication protein P, producing METAWRLWQVMGEIFSNRWTQKNGTEPTDLWIAQIGSMTEAQIKLVCQQCMERCAMGNTWPPDLAEFVSLVSESGANPFGLTSDRVMEEYRRWRNESYRYSGSDKYPWAQPVLYHVCIEMRRTGVERQMTEGELKKLAEKLLTKWTKHVGNGLSVPPIRRQLAAPQHPAGPTPAQLLMEEYKRRKAAGLIN from the coding sequence ATGGAAACGGCATGGCGGTTATGGCAAGTCATGGGGGAAATATTCTCGAACCGCTGGACGCAGAAGAATGGAACCGAACCAACGGACCTCTGGATCGCTCAGATAGGTTCGATGACTGAAGCGCAGATAAAACTTGTTTGTCAGCAATGCATGGAGCGTTGCGCTATGGGGAACACCTGGCCACCTGACCTTGCAGAGTTTGTGTCCCTCGTTTCTGAAAGCGGCGCCAATCCCTTTGGTCTTACATCAGACCGTGTGATGGAAGAGTACCGCCGCTGGCGTAACGAGTCATACCGGTATTCGGGGAGTGATAAATATCCGTGGGCGCAGCCAGTGCTCTACCACGTATGCATTGAGATGCGAAGAACGGGGGTTGAACGTCAGATGACAGAGGGGGAACTCAAAAAACTCGCAGAGAAACTTTTAACAAAATGGACAAAGCATGTCGGCAACGGGTTATCGGTACCGCCGATCCGTCGCCAACTGGCAGCACCGCAACACCCGGCAGGGCCAACTCCGGCGCAGTTGCTGATGGAAGAGTACAAACGCCGCAAAGCGGCAGGTTTAATTAATTAA
- a CDS encoding helix-turn-helix domain-containing protein gives MNFEERLLRALDEAGISQSELGRRVGVNSQTVSNWCNTGNFPRKEKLALFPKALGKPLYWFFLTDEEEAHLNATSASKTVLNEQQAALLEIFDQLPEVEQTRFMQLASDRLEELDKFMAEFLSKRKIEPTSSKD, from the coding sequence ATGAACTTTGAAGAAAGACTGTTACGAGCTCTTGATGAAGCCGGGATATCTCAATCAGAGTTGGGCCGGAGAGTTGGAGTTAACTCGCAAACGGTGAGTAACTGGTGTAATACCGGCAACTTTCCACGTAAAGAAAAGCTGGCTTTATTCCCGAAAGCTTTAGGTAAGCCTCTGTATTGGTTCTTTTTAACTGATGAGGAAGAGGCGCATCTTAATGCAACCAGCGCAAGCAAAACGGTATTGAACGAGCAACAAGCCGCTCTGCTAGAGATCTTTGACCAATTGCCAGAAGTCGAGCAAACCCGCTTCATGCAACTTGCCAGCGATCGACTCGAAGAGCTGGATAAGTTTATGGCCGAATTCCTCAGTAAGAGGAAAATCGAGCCAACATCGTCTAAAGACTGA